The Salinibaculum sp. SYNS191 genome has a window encoding:
- a CDS encoding 50S ribosomal protein L23, with amino-acid sequence MSVIKYPTVTEKAVDKMDFENKMQFIVDTDAEKAEIVADIEQQFDVEIEKVTTMVTPQGEKKATVLLTDDYDAQEIASRIGVF; translated from the coding sequence ATGAGCGTCATCAAGTACCCGACGGTCACCGAGAAGGCCGTCGACAAGATGGACTTCGAGAACAAGATGCAGTTCATCGTCGACACCGACGCCGAGAAGGCCGAAATCGTCGCCGACATCGAACAGCAGTTCGACGTCGAAATCGAGAAGGTGACGACGATGGTGACGCCACAGGGCGAGAAGAAGGCGACCGTCCTGCTCACCGACGACTACGACGCACAGGAAATCGCCAGCCGCATCGGGGTGTTCTGA
- a CDS encoding 50S ribosomal protein L3, whose amino-acid sequence MPQSSRPRKGSLGFGPRSRASSETPRFNSWPDDDGQPGLQGFAGYKAGMSHVVMINDEPDSPREGMEETVPVTVVETPPNRVVALRAYEDTPYGMRPLTEVWADEFHPELDRALNTPEEHDAEAAEEQIRDALDAGDVADVRAITHTVPGELDGVPKKKPDVMENRVGGGSVADRVDFGLELLAEGSYNVTDVFRAGEYADVAGVTKGKGTQGPVKRWGVQKRKGKHARQGWRRRIGNLGPWNPSRVRSTVPQQGQMGYHQRTELNKRLIDLGDEGASVNGGFINYGEVDGSYALVKGSVPGPEQRVVRMRPAVRPNDQPRLDPEVRYVSEESNQG is encoded by the coding sequence ATGCCACAATCAAGCAGACCACGCAAAGGCTCGCTGGGCTTCGGCCCGCGGAGCCGCGCGTCCAGTGAGACGCCGCGGTTCAACAGCTGGCCCGACGACGACGGCCAGCCCGGGCTTCAGGGCTTTGCCGGCTACAAGGCCGGTATGAGTCACGTCGTGATGATCAACGACGAGCCCGACTCCCCCCGCGAGGGGATGGAGGAGACTGTCCCCGTGACAGTCGTCGAGACGCCCCCCAACCGGGTCGTCGCGCTTCGAGCCTACGAAGACACGCCGTACGGCATGCGCCCGCTCACGGAGGTCTGGGCCGACGAGTTCCACCCGGAACTCGACCGCGCGCTCAACACCCCCGAGGAGCACGATGCCGAGGCGGCAGAGGAACAGATACGAGACGCACTCGACGCCGGCGACGTCGCGGACGTGCGCGCGATCACGCACACCGTGCCCGGCGAACTCGACGGCGTCCCGAAGAAGAAACCCGACGTGATGGAGAACCGCGTCGGCGGCGGTTCCGTCGCCGACCGCGTCGACTTCGGTCTCGAACTGCTCGCGGAGGGCAGCTACAACGTGACCGACGTCTTCCGCGCCGGCGAGTACGCCGACGTCGCGGGCGTCACGAAGGGCAAGGGGACGCAGGGTCCCGTCAAGCGCTGGGGCGTCCAGAAACGCAAGGGCAAACACGCCCGCCAGGGCTGGCGCCGACGCATCGGCAACCTCGGCCCGTGGAACCCCAGCCGCGTCCGGTCGACCGTGCCCCAGCAGGGGCAGATGGGCTATCATCAGCGAACCGAGCTGAACAAACGGCTCATCGACCTCGGCGACGAGGGAGCCTCCGTCAACGGCGGCTTCATCAACTACGGCGAGGTCGACGGCTCGTACGCGCTGGTGAAGGGCTCGGTGCCCGGACCGGAGCAGCGGGTCGTCCGCATGCGCCCGGCAGTGCGTCCGAACGACCAGCCGCGCCTCGACCCCGAGGTGCGCTACGTCTCAGAGGAGTCGAACCAGGGATAA
- the rpl4p gene encoding 50S ribosomal protein L4, translated as MQATVRDLDGADAGEVDLPDVFETAYRPDLIRKAVLAAQANRKQDYGSDEYAGLRTPAESFGSGRGMAHVPREGGQARRVPQAVGGRRAHPPKTEKDRGLDINDKERQLAVRSALAATADAEVVAERGHAFDDVELPLVVSDEFEDVHRTQEVVDVLEALGVYADIERADETTIKAGKGSARGRKRRRAKSILFVTSEEPSRGARNLAGADVATAQEVNAEDLAPGGQGGRLTVFTESAIEEVASR; from the coding sequence ATGCAGGCAACAGTACGCGACCTGGACGGCGCGGACGCGGGCGAGGTCGACCTCCCCGACGTCTTCGAGACGGCCTACCGACCGGACCTCATCCGGAAGGCCGTCCTCGCCGCCCAGGCCAACAGGAAGCAGGACTACGGTTCAGACGAATACGCGGGCCTGCGGACGCCCGCAGAGTCCTTCGGCAGCGGTCGTGGCATGGCCCACGTCCCGCGCGAGGGCGGCCAGGCACGCCGCGTGCCCCAGGCTGTCGGTGGGCGCCGCGCCCACCCGCCGAAGACCGAGAAGGACCGCGGCCTCGACATCAACGACAAGGAGCGCCAGCTCGCCGTCCGGTCGGCCCTCGCGGCCACCGCCGACGCCGAGGTCGTCGCCGAGCGCGGTCACGCGTTCGACGACGTGGAGCTCCCGCTGGTCGTCAGCGACGAGTTCGAGGACGTCCACAGGACGCAGGAGGTCGTCGACGTGCTCGAAGCACTCGGCGTCTACGCCGACATCGAGCGCGCGGACGAGACGACCATCAAGGCCGGCAAGGGCTCGGCCCGCGGCCGCAAGCGTCGTCGCGCGAAGTCGATTCTGTTCGTCACCAGCGAGGAACCGTCGCGTGGCGCTCGCAACCTCGCGGGCGCGGACGTGGCGACCGCACAGGAGGTCAACGCGGAAGACCTCGCACCCGGCGGACAGGGCGGTCGACTGACCGTCTTCACCGAGAGCGCCATTGAGGAGGTCGCATCGCGATGA
- a CDS encoding 50S ribosomal protein L2 yields the protein MGRRIQGQRRGRGSPTFRAPSHRYKADLSHRNVEDADVVSGTVVDIEHDPARSAPVAAVEFEDGDQRLVLAPEGVGVGDQIQVGVSSAIEPGNTLPLAEIPEGVPVCNVEANPGDGGKFARASGVNATLMAHDRNVAVVQLPSDEVKRLDPQCRATIGVVAGGGRTEKPFVKAGNKYHKMRARGTKWPTVRGVAMNAVDHPFGGGGRQHPGKPKSISRNAPPGRKVGDISSKRTGRGGDSE from the coding sequence ATGGGACGACGAATTCAGGGACAACGACGCGGCCGCGGCTCGCCCACGTTCCGGGCGCCGTCGCACCGCTACAAGGCAGACCTGTCGCACCGCAACGTCGAGGACGCGGACGTCGTCTCCGGGACGGTCGTCGACATCGAGCACGACCCGGCACGGAGCGCGCCCGTCGCCGCCGTCGAGTTCGAGGACGGCGACCAGCGCCTCGTGCTCGCGCCGGAAGGCGTGGGCGTCGGCGACCAGATTCAGGTCGGCGTCTCCTCGGCGATTGAGCCGGGGAACACGCTCCCGCTCGCGGAGATTCCGGAAGGCGTCCCGGTCTGTAACGTCGAGGCCAACCCCGGCGACGGCGGGAAGTTCGCCCGCGCGTCGGGCGTCAACGCGACGCTGATGGCCCACGACCGCAACGTCGCGGTGGTCCAGCTACCCAGCGACGAGGTCAAGCGCCTCGACCCGCAGTGTCGGGCGACCATCGGCGTCGTCGCCGGCGGCGGCCGGACGGAGAAGCCGTTCGTCAAGGCCGGAAACAAGTACCACAAGATGAGAGCCCGCGGGACGAAGTGGCCGACTGTCCGCGGTGTTGCGATGAACGCCGTCGACCACCCCTTCGGTGGCGGCGGCCGGCAACACCCCGGCAAGCCGAAGTCCATCTCGCGGAACGCACCCCCGGGCCGCAAGGTCGGGGACATCTCCTCGAAACGCACTGGTCGAGGTGGTGACAGCGAATGA